Proteins encoded within one genomic window of Nakamurella alba:
- a CDS encoding EamA family transporter encodes MKLRDTLLAVLVALIWGANFVVIDEGLDGIPPLLFVAIRFVVVLIPAVFLVRRPQVPFRIIAAAGLLTCVGQFGLLYTALKLGMPAGIASLVLQAQVMFTVLFAALALRERPTVRQFIGITVGGIGLVLVGVGRSAGTPLLALMLTLAAAVAWASGNIVTRKAGVTSGLAFTVWTATVVPVPMFALSLVVDGPSTVWHALGNLGVGALLSTAYTAYLASLVGYGIWNSLLARYPAASVVPFTLLVPAVGMLTAWLVQDEVPEVVELIGGVVVLVGVAVTAFARRRRSAAEPTFLPVDPGRAATTRSG; translated from the coding sequence GTGAAACTGCGTGACACCCTGCTCGCCGTCCTGGTCGCCCTCATCTGGGGCGCCAACTTCGTCGTCATCGACGAGGGTCTGGACGGCATCCCGCCGCTGCTGTTCGTCGCCATCCGCTTCGTCGTGGTGCTGATCCCCGCCGTCTTCCTCGTCCGCCGTCCGCAGGTGCCGTTCCGGATCATCGCGGCCGCCGGCCTGCTCACCTGTGTCGGCCAGTTCGGTCTGCTGTACACCGCACTGAAGCTCGGCATGCCGGCCGGCATCGCGTCGCTGGTGCTGCAGGCCCAGGTGATGTTCACCGTCCTGTTCGCCGCGCTGGCCCTGCGCGAGCGCCCGACGGTCCGGCAGTTCATCGGTATCACGGTCGGCGGGATCGGTCTGGTGCTGGTCGGTGTCGGGCGCTCGGCCGGGACACCGCTGCTCGCGCTGATGCTCACCCTGGCCGCCGCGGTCGCCTGGGCCTCCGGCAACATCGTCACCCGCAAGGCCGGCGTCACCTCCGGTCTCGCCTTCACCGTCTGGACCGCCACGGTCGTGCCGGTACCGATGTTCGCGCTGTCCTTGGTCGTCGACGGGCCGTCGACCGTGTGGCACGCACTGGGCAACCTCGGCGTCGGGGCGCTGCTGTCCACCGCGTACACCGCCTACCTGGCGAGCCTGGTCGGGTACGGGATCTGGAACAGTCTGCTGGCCCGGTACCCGGCGGCGTCGGTCGTGCCGTTCACCCTGCTGGTGCCCGCGGTCGGCATGCTCACCGCCTGGCTGGTGCAGGACGAGGTGCCGGAGGTCGTCGAGCTGATCGGCGGTGTCGTGGTGCTCGTCGGGGTGGCGGTCACCGCGTTCGCCCGCCGTCGCCGGTCCGCCGCCGAGCCGACCTTCCTGCCGGTTGATCCGGGCCGGGCCGCGACCACCCGGTCCGGCTGA